The DNA sequence CGGTTCCCGGCCTCACGGTGGAATGCTTCTTCCTGAATTTCGAAGGGGCCTGGGTCGTCGAATCGCCTCCGTCTCGAAGTGCATGACTGCAATGCGCAAGCCGGTGTTGAGGGCGAGCGCGACCATGGGCCAGTGGTCCTCACCGACTTTCGCGCGCGGCGGCTTCTCCTAGCCGATTCTGGGTCCAAGGCCAGGGTCGGCCGAAGAGGGGGTGCGGTACGCCCGCAGGTTCACCACCTCTCGCGGCGCGTATCCCGTCCGCCGGACGAGTCGTCCTCGCCTTGCCTTCCCCGCCACAGCCTGTTGGAATGCCGTGCCCAGCGATCCGAACCACGGGAGACCGAGGGATGGAGACCGCCGTAGTCACCGGCACCAGCACCGGCATCGGATTCGCGACCAGTGTGCATCTGGCGCGTCATGGCTACCGCGTCTTCGCTGGCATGCGGAATCTCGGCAAGGCGCAGCCCCTGCGTGCCGCGGCGGCCGAGGCGAGCCTGCCGATCGAGGTGATCCAGCTCGACGTCACGTCGACGGCCTCGGTGAGCCGCGCCTTCGAGACGGTGTCGGGGCACGGGCCCGTGGACGTGCTCGTCAACAATGCCGGCATCGGCGGCGCCACCCCACTCGAGCTGACGCCCGAGGACGAGCACCGGCGCATGTTCGAGACCAACTACTTCGGCGCGATACGGTGCATTCAGGCGGTGCTCCCCGCGATGCGCGAGCGGCGGCGGGGCACCATCGCGAACGTCACCTCGATCGCCGGGCTCGTCGCCACCCCCAATCAGATCCCCTACTCCGCCTCGAAGTGGGCGCTCGAGTGCGCCGGCGAGGCGCTCGCGCACGAGGTGCGTCGCTTCGGTATCCGCGTGGTCAACGTGGAGCCAGGGGTCGTCATGACGAGCATCTTCGAGAACTCCGCCGAAGCGACCCGCTACGACAAGACGTCGCCCTACCAGCCCATCATGCGCCGCAACGGCAAGCTCTTCGCGGCCGGCTTCCGCGATCCCGCCCAGCCCGACGACGTGGCCAAGACGATCCTCGCCGCCATCACGAGCGACGAGTATCGCCTTCGCTGGCCCGTCGGGAAGGACGCGATCGGCTTCTTCCAAGGTCGCCCCAGGATCAACGACGAGTGCTGGGTCGCGATGGGCGATGATCTCTCCGATCAGGACTACAACAAGCGCTTCTTCGATTATTTCGGAATTCGGCTCTAGGAGTCTGTCAGCCTCCTAGTCGCGCTCCACTGCCAGTCCGTGCCGGGGCGTGGCAGCGTGCCCACATGTTGCCACGGAGCTCCTCGCCCGGGAGCAGGCCTTCGATCCCGACGAAGCCCGCCGGCATGGTCCAGATCGCGTCGATCGGCGTTGCCCGCTATAAGAGCACGGAGCCATGGCGGGATCCGACGACGAGGACTTCGCGGCGCTCTTCGCCGCCAGCGAGGGGAAGCGCGCCCGCGAGCGCCGTGTCGCTGCGGGGGACGTCGTCCGCGGGCGCGTGATCGCCGTCGGCGCCGCGGCGGCCTTCGTCGCCGTCGGGGGCAAGGCCGAGGCGACGATCGAGCTCGCCGAGTTCCGCGATCCCGTGACGGGCGAAGTGCAGCTCCACGAGGG is a window from the Deltaproteobacteria bacterium genome containing:
- a CDS encoding SDR family oxidoreductase; the encoded protein is MPCPAIRTTGDRGMETAVVTGTSTGIGFATSVHLARHGYRVFAGMRNLGKAQPLRAAAAEASLPIEVIQLDVTSTASVSRAFETVSGHGPVDVLVNNAGIGGATPLELTPEDEHRRMFETNYFGAIRCIQAVLPAMRERRRGTIANVTSIAGLVATPNQIPYSASKWALECAGEALAHEVRRFGIRVVNVEPGVVMTSIFENSAEATRYDKTSPYQPIMRRNGKLFAAGFRDPAQPDDVAKTILAAITSDEYRLRWPVGKDAIGFFQGRPRINDECWVAMGDDLSDQDYNKRFFDYFGIRL